A genomic stretch from Hemicordylus capensis ecotype Gifberg chromosome 5, rHemCap1.1.pri, whole genome shotgun sequence includes:
- the TMEM19 gene encoding transmembrane protein 19 isoform X2 → MPFYSWDDFYEEYFKMITNIIILSILICISLSFWIVSMTASTYYGTLRPISPWRWLISILIPLMIASRGFKKKSLDHGGAIGGLVVGFILTVANYSFFTALLMFFITSSKLTKWKGEVKRQIDSEYKEGGQRNLVQVFCNGGVPAELALLYMIENGPGEIPIDFSKQYTASWMCLSLLGALACCAGDTWASEIGSVMSNEPRLITSWKKVPVGTNGGVSLVGLISSLLGGTLVGVAYFISQLIFVNDLDISAPQWPIIVFGGMAGLLGSVIDSYLGATMQYSGFDTRTGMVVGHQTEDAKHIAGKPILDNNAVNLFSSVVIALLLPGVAWGFWPRV, encoded by the exons ATGCCATTTTACTCCTGGGACGATTTCTATGAAGAATATTTCAAAATGATAACTAATATTATCATATTGAGTATACTTATTTGCATTTCTTTATCTTTTTGGATTGTGTCCATGACTGCAAGTACATATTATG GTACTTTGCGACCAATTTCTCCATGGCGTTGGCTTATTTCAATCTTAATTCCACTAATGATTGCTTCACGAGGATTTAAGAAGAAAAGTCTTGATCATGGTGGAGCAATAGGAG gTTTAGTTGTTGGATTCATCCTCACAGTTGCAAATTACAGTTTTTTCACTGCTTTGCTCATGTTTTTCATTACTTCCTCCAAACTTACAAAGTGGAAAGGAGAAGTAAAAAGGCAAATAGATTCTGAGTACAAAGAAG GTGGGCAGAGAAATTTGGTGCAAGTGTTCTGCAATGGTGGTGTACCTGCAGAATTGGCACTGTTGTACATGATTGAAAATGGACCAGGTGAAATTCCAATCGACTTTTCTAAACAGTATACAGCATCCTGGATGTGCCTATCACTCCTGGGTGCATTAgcctgctgtgctggggacacgTGGGCTTCGGAAATCGGCAGTGTAATGAGTAATGAACCCCGGTTGATAACATCTTGGAAAAAGGTTCCAGTAG gtaCCAATGGTGGTGTTAGTTTAGTGGGCCTAATCTCAAGCCTACTTGGCGGCACACTTGTAGGTGTGGCTTACTTCATTTCCCAGTTGATTTTTGTGAATGATCTGGATATATCTGCTCCACAGTGGCCTATTATTGTGTTTGGTGGAATGGCTGGCTTACTGGGGTCTGTGATTGATTCTTACTTAGGAGCAACTATGCAGTACAGTG GTTTTGACACACGTACAGGAATGGTTGTCGGCCATCAGACAGAAGATGCAAAGCACATAGCTGGAAAACCTATCTTGGATAACAATGCAGTGAATCTTTTCTCCTCTGTAGTCATTGCTTTGTTACTGCCAGGAGTAGCATGGGGGTTTTGGCCAAGGGTGTGA
- the TMEM19 gene encoding transmembrane protein 19 isoform X1 — protein MLEVISLRLPMPFYSWDDFYEEYFKMITNIIILSILICISLSFWIVSMTASTYYGTLRPISPWRWLISILIPLMIASRGFKKKSLDHGGAIGGLVVGFILTVANYSFFTALLMFFITSSKLTKWKGEVKRQIDSEYKEGGQRNLVQVFCNGGVPAELALLYMIENGPGEIPIDFSKQYTASWMCLSLLGALACCAGDTWASEIGSVMSNEPRLITSWKKVPVGTNGGVSLVGLISSLLGGTLVGVAYFISQLIFVNDLDISAPQWPIIVFGGMAGLLGSVIDSYLGATMQYSGFDTRTGMVVGHQTEDAKHIAGKPILDNNAVNLFSSVVIALLLPGVAWGFWPRV, from the exons ATGTTAGAG GTGATCAGCCTCAGACTTCCCATGCCATTTTACTCCTGGGACGATTTCTATGAAGAATATTTCAAAATGATAACTAATATTATCATATTGAGTATACTTATTTGCATTTCTTTATCTTTTTGGATTGTGTCCATGACTGCAAGTACATATTATG GTACTTTGCGACCAATTTCTCCATGGCGTTGGCTTATTTCAATCTTAATTCCACTAATGATTGCTTCACGAGGATTTAAGAAGAAAAGTCTTGATCATGGTGGAGCAATAGGAG gTTTAGTTGTTGGATTCATCCTCACAGTTGCAAATTACAGTTTTTTCACTGCTTTGCTCATGTTTTTCATTACTTCCTCCAAACTTACAAAGTGGAAAGGAGAAGTAAAAAGGCAAATAGATTCTGAGTACAAAGAAG GTGGGCAGAGAAATTTGGTGCAAGTGTTCTGCAATGGTGGTGTACCTGCAGAATTGGCACTGTTGTACATGATTGAAAATGGACCAGGTGAAATTCCAATCGACTTTTCTAAACAGTATACAGCATCCTGGATGTGCCTATCACTCCTGGGTGCATTAgcctgctgtgctggggacacgTGGGCTTCGGAAATCGGCAGTGTAATGAGTAATGAACCCCGGTTGATAACATCTTGGAAAAAGGTTCCAGTAG gtaCCAATGGTGGTGTTAGTTTAGTGGGCCTAATCTCAAGCCTACTTGGCGGCACACTTGTAGGTGTGGCTTACTTCATTTCCCAGTTGATTTTTGTGAATGATCTGGATATATCTGCTCCACAGTGGCCTATTATTGTGTTTGGTGGAATGGCTGGCTTACTGGGGTCTGTGATTGATTCTTACTTAGGAGCAACTATGCAGTACAGTG GTTTTGACACACGTACAGGAATGGTTGTCGGCCATCAGACAGAAGATGCAAAGCACATAGCTGGAAAACCTATCTTGGATAACAATGCAGTGAATCTTTTCTCCTCTGTAGTCATTGCTTTGTTACTGCCAGGAGTAGCATGGGGGTTTTGGCCAAGGGTGTGA